The following proteins are encoded in a genomic region of Phycodurus eques isolate BA_2022a chromosome 11, UOR_Pequ_1.1, whole genome shotgun sequence:
- the wapla gene encoding wings apart-like protein homolog, with product MTSRFGKTYNRKGGEANSKFEEVFSNRKPTLTTKWGETTYKAQLGSKRPHLKADELSKRPRLEESDSGDDPFGFDSDNESISVDEGGVTGTVGENVAVVTSAADSTASAMANISSKPAVDTKAVHNNNNKPWYKSESNQTPASMKSLSTTTAPMAHNSSGTYRTISAPQTAVAQSADVPGGSADFQTTSSSNHDAPPSAEESPEQVPPPEPVDNIRPSPFTLRASNCKKYQPRSRSNKLFAEDNADVTPEVESAPEKSNSVVSASASNKTANTKATTAKPAGRGGGRVRDYTVLHPSCVSVCNVTIQDSIERTVEELVTPATPADLGEAGQMKKKSDVQPKPPRFRTTHVKVKKTKAESKLEFFGFEDAEAQEGDGTSEGPGGGKSSYKIKYFGFDDLSESDSDDESSHVKEKKARTSATALAALCSGVDSPHTSDSQDSQASSNTDTFDFCDDSSPGGTEGQKGRSGKQSEKSKDPSSGYKKIFSGPKKSPAKAVYNARHWNQPEPEEIPTPPLSRSQTAPATLSSGGSSSSGGSGSSKDSNSHKDDNLFKAPPPPPKVIKSETIPTRPYQDIVTALKCRKEHKELYTVVQHVKHFNDVVEFGENQEFTDDFEYLETGLKSSQPLNTRCLSIISLATRCAMPSFRMHLRARGKVAQVFKMLSDSAQHPNLALCTAALMYILSRDRLNMDLDRACLELMIKLLELDQDYSAHQDQLTAKEVAKVKEKIRKLCETVHNKHLDLENITTGHLAMETLLSLTSKRAGDWFKEELRLLGGLDHIVDKVKECVENLSQDDDKESLVASLWGAERCLRVLESVTVQNPENQGYLIAYKDSQLIVSSARALCYCEEMIQRYSRALNNSSLSAESDPTLPHCSFSNVGKAVEDCMRAVIGVLLNLTHDNEWGSTKTGEQKELIVTALNCVLRVPRFIPQEQRFDIRVLGLGLLINLVEYSSRNRHYLVDMEYNMDDFCLEDSLTQPADTTLGDASAESAPSNVAETQEGGAEKPKASGALAALVKLFLERERAAILAEAKTDDLISEAPKPQDQSGEWKETMGEIQWVAAEPNDNQPEPENPKKEEEDEELDLNKALQHAGKHMEDSIVASYTALLLGCLCQGSQVNVTTVREHLPKGDFSIMTEMLKKFLSFMNLTCAVGTTGQKSISRVIDYLEHC from the exons ATGACATCCAGATTTGGTAAAACGTACAACCGCAAGGGAGGCGAGGCCAATTCCAAGTTCGAAGAAGTCTTCTCGAACAGGAAGCCCACCCTCACTACCAAATGGGGCGAGACCACCTACAAGGCCCAGCTGGGGTCCAAAAGGCCTCACTTAAAGGCTGACGAGCTGTCCAAGAGGCCCCGGCTGGAGGAGAGTGACAGCGGGGACGATCCGTTTGGGTTCGACAGTGACAACGAGTCCATAAGCGTCGACGAGGGCGGCGTGACCGGAACGGTTGGTGAAAATGTCGCTGTGGTGACATCTGCTGCGGACAGTACGGCGAGTGCAATGGCCAATATTTCAA GCAAGCCAGCAGTTGACACGAAGGCTgttcataataacaataacaagcCGTGGTACAAAAGTGAGAGCAACCAGACGCCGGCATCCATGAAGTCTTTGTCAACCACAACAGCCCCCATGGCTCACAACTCCTCAGGGACCTATAGGACCATCTCCGCTCCTCAAACCGCCGTTGCGCAGTCTGCTGATGTTCCAGGCGGCAGCGCAGATTTCCAGACCACCTCCTCGTCTAATCATGATGCACCACCGTCAGCAGAAGAAAGTCCCGAGCAGGTGCCTCCTCCGGAGCCAGTGGACAACATCCGCCCTTCCCCGTTCACTCTCAGAGCTTCAAACTGCAAGAAATACCAGCCACGCAGTCGGTCTAACAAACTATTCGCAGAAGATAACGCAGACGTGACCCCCGAAGTGGAAAGTGCTCCCGAGAAATCCAACAGTGTCGTTTCTGCCTCGGCGAGCAACAAAACTGCCAACACAAAGGCGACGACGGCGAAGCCAGCGGGCAGGGGAGGCGGGAGGGTCCGTGACTACACGGTTCTACACCCCTCctgcgtgtctgtgtgtaatGTCACCATCCAGGACTCCATTGAGCGCACCGTGGAAGAGCTAGTGACTCCGGCCACACCTGCGGACCTTGGAGAGGCGGGACAGATGAAGAAGAAGTCAGATGTGCAGCCTAAACCTCCAAG ATTCAGAACCACTCATGTCAAGGTCAAGAAAACCAAGGCCGAGTCGAAACTGGAGTTCTTCGGCTTCGAGGACGCGGAGGCCCAGGAGGGCGACGGGACTTCTGAAGGCCCCGGTGGAGGGAAGAGCAGCTACAAGATCAAGTATTTTGGCTTCGACGACCTCAGTGAGAGCGACAGCGACGACGAGAGCTCCCACGTCAAGGAGAAGAAGGCCAGGACGTCTGCAACAGCGTTGGCCGCGCTCTGCTCCGGCGTGGACAGCCCCCACACCAGTGACTCCCAGGACAGCCAGGCCAGCAGCAATACAG ACACTTTTGACTTCTGTGACGACTCCAGTCCGGGGGGCACGGAGGGCCAAAAAGGACGCTCAGGGAAGCAAAGCGAAAAGTCCAAGGACCCCAGCAGCGGATACAAGAAGATCTTCAGTGGGCCCAAAAAG TCCCCTGCCAAAGCGGTCTACAACGCTCGACACTGGAACCAACCGGAGCCCGAAGAGATCCCGACGCCGCCCCTCTCGAGATCCCAAACGGCCCCG GCCACTTTATCGAGTGGtggaagcagcagcagcggcggcagtGGCAGCAGCAAGGACAGCAACTCCCATAAAGATGACAACTTGTTCAAAGCCCCTCCGCCCCCGCCCAAAGTCATTAAATCAGAGACCATCCCCACGCGACCCTACCAGGACATCGTCACAGCTCTCAAGTGCAGGAAGGAGCACAAAGAG CTGTACACGGTAGTGCAGCACGTCAAGCACTTCAATGACGTGGTGGAGTTTGGGGAGAATCAAGAGTTCACTGACGACTTCGAGTACCTGGAGACGGGCTTAAAGAGCAGTCAGCCGCTCAACACAAGATGCCTTAG TATAATCAGCCTGGCCACGCGGTGTGCCATGCCCAGCTTCAGGATGCATCTGCGGGCCAGAGGCAAGGTGGCGCAGGTCTTCAAAATGCTCAGTGACTCAGCGCAGCACCCG AACCTCGCCCTGTGCACGGCGGCACTCATGTACATACTGAGCCGCGACCGCCTCAACATGGACCTGGACCGCGCCTGCCTAGAGCTGATGATCAAGCTGCTGGAGCTCGACCAGGACTACTCGGCTCACCAGGACCAGCTCACTGCCAAGGAGGTGGCCAAGGTCAAGGAGAAGATCAGGAAGCTGTGTGAGACGGTGCACAACAAACACCTGGACCTGGAAAATATCACA acggGCCACCTTGCAATGGAAACGTTGCTCTCTCTGACGTCCAAAAGAGCAGGTGATTGGTTCAAGGAAGAACTGAGACTCCTGGGAGGTTTGGACCACATTGTAGACAAAG TGAAAGAGTGCGTGGAAAACCTGAGCCAAGATGACGACAAGGAGAGCCTCGTAGCGTCTTTATGGGGAGCCGAACGATGTCTGAGAGTGCTCGAAAGT GTGACCGTGCAGAATCCGGAAAACCAAGGTTACTTAATTGCCTACAAGGACTCGCAGCTCATAGTTTCCTCTGCAAG AGCGCTGTGCTACTGCGAGGAGATGATCCAGCGGTACAGCAGAGCGTTGAACAACAGCTCCTTGTCGGCGGAGTCGGACCCCACGCTGCCCCACTGTAGCTTCAGCAACGTGGGCAAGGCGGTGGAGGACTGCATGAGGGCCGTCATCGGCGTGCTGCTCAACCTCACCCACGACAACG AGTGGGGAAGTACGAAGACGGGCGAGCAGAAAGAGCTCATTGTTACGGCGTTAAATTGTGTTCTCCGGGTTCCACGCTTCATCCCCCAGGAACAGCGCTTCGACATACGAGTGCTG GGTCTGGGCCTGCTCATCAATTTGGTTGAGTATAGCTCCAGAAACCGCCACTATCTAGTGGACATGGAGTACAACATGGATGACTTCTGTCTGGAAGACAGCCTGACGCAGCCTGCCGACACGACGCTAGGAGATGCGTCGGCCGAGTCGGCGCCGTCAAACGTGGCCGAGACTCAGGAAGGCGGCGCGGAGAAGCCAAAGGCCTCTGGTGCTTTGGCTGCCCTGGTGAAG CTCTTCCTGGAGAGAGAACGAGCTGCTATCCTGGCCGAGGCCAAAACGGACGACCTCATCAGCGAGGCACCCAAGCCCCAAGACCAGAGCGGCGAGTGGAAGGAGACCATGGGAGAGATTCAGTGGGTGGCGGCCGAGCCCAACGACAACCAGCCTGAACCGGAAAATCcaaagaaagaggaggaggatgaagagttGGACCTAAACaaag CTTTGCAGCATGCCGGCAAGCACATGGAGGACAGCATTGTGGCCTCCTACACGGCTCTGCTACTGGGATGCCTCTGCCAAGGCAGTCAG gtgaacgtgACTACTGTGAGAGAACACCTCCCCAAAGGAGACTTCTCCATCATGACTGAGATGCTCAAGAAGTTCTTGAGCTTCATGAACCTCACC TGTGCAGTGGGCACCACGGGGCAGAAGTCTATCTCCCGGGTCATCGACTATTTGGAGCACTGCTAA